The following DNA comes from Chelmon rostratus isolate fCheRos1 chromosome 3, fCheRos1.pri, whole genome shotgun sequence.
TGTAATCCATGTGTAACCAAAGTGGTCAATGGTCAACCCACCTCTTAGCTCAAATGCTCGTCAGTTGTAGATGTGAATATATTTGTGATTTATGTGGTCAAAAAATGGAGATTGTGCTTTTAACAACTCCCATCCCATCACAGTACAGAAGCAGACTTTGTCTGAATGTCCGTCGCAATCTTGTGAACGCAATATCTCAGGGAGCCATTCATTACATCAGTCATTACAAACGTCATTACAAAcgtccacttggactcaaggaaGAACTTGTTAGATTTTGATGGTCAAaagtcactgtgaccacacaaaacacgttttttttgCCATAACTTAAGATATTATACGCAAATATacaaatgtatattttgattaaaatttACACAAATGTCTTATAcaataaaatgatgacattttgtatcccaaaggtcaaaggtcagcttcactgtgacatcataaccTTGTACAAAAACttttttctggccattattcaacaccgtAACTCAGGAACAGGAGGGCAGATTGTGACTggatactgaattggtgacaaaTAATTTGAACACTAAATTGACAGAACTCTGACTGTGTATTGTATCTGTGCCTGCTGTCATTTAAAAGACTATTCTCTTGGAGGTATTTGATAATCTTGTAGTCTGAGCGATGCACCAGCAATTTAAGTGCACGTCGTTTGGAGTTTCTGTTCTTTGGTGTCGTAAAgagccacaaagaaaaaactaatTATAAGCATTGTAAGTATTATTAGACTACACATCTGgcttctctgtcacacacttttTAATGAACTGACAAAGTGCACGGAGcaagatacacacacagcagttttgATAGcttttgaaataataatcagGGAAAATATCTGTGCTGACACACATATGTGTTACCATAGTTACCATATAATGCatgcataaatatatacatGGTATGTACAGGTCAATTataaaatcaacacatttcacagatcAACAGATGGATTGATTAGTAGTTAAGCTTTTGTCACACATCTGTTATCATAAAGTCCTTTAGTTGCTTCATTTGCTTTCACGCCACAAACGAACTGCAGCTGACCTGAGTTCATCAGAACCAAACCACACAGCTTAGTGTGAGAGCAGCCTTAGTGATTTTGGATGCAGTCTAAATTTCTTTGTATTCACACTTCACGTTTCACATTTTACGATCAAACATCTGTTTGCATTTAACTGGCAATAGGAATATGGGATGTCAAAATTAACTGCATCTGTAAGTTGCATAAATTTTCTGATTACTGTTGAGATTTGTACACATTTAGCTTTAGTAGGGAATGAACATGATAGCAATGCCTTTGCTCCCATCGtgaaacttgttttgtttgcgGTCCTAAAATTaaacctgcagcacaaaacTTTTGTTTCCCCTTgtggcagtgagagtaattacacaaacatgaGGGGCTCATGGTGCCATAGGCTCCACCACGCTCCTAGCTGCTGTAGCCTACTTGTCAATATGGTCACACTCCCCCTCAGCTCTGACAAAGCAAACAGTGCTGGTTGATGTAAAACACATCAGTACCGGTGCACCAGCGCGGGAATGTCTGTTATACTGCGAAATACAGAGAGCTTTACATGGCGGTGATAGGCTTATTCAGCATTGTGTGAACATATTTGCCGAGCTTTAATTCTAAATCTGATGTTAGGGTTTGCTTTGCTGTTTGCTCTACCTAAAAATGTCCTCATCCAGTGAAGTGGCAGCACCTGAGCTGTAAATGTTGACACTGAGTTGTATTATTGTCTGTGCCGATCCACACAGTCATAGAAATAAACCCAACAGTCAGCGAACAAACTTCAACATCAGTCAGTCTTCTTCCTCATTCTCAGTAATGAGCCTctgagctgttttttgttttttttttgctgactgTGCATAACTCCGTCTCTTTCTTGCCAGAGAAAACCTGCCTAGTCGCTTTAAATTCAAAGAATACTGTCCCATGGTGTTCAGAAACCTGAGGGAGCGGTTCTGCATCGATGACCAGGACTACCAGGTCAGTCTCTTCTGCTGAGAAGATACAAACTAACTGTGATTGATGAATGAAAATTGTTTTGAGGCCTCTTTGAAGTAAGAATGTGTCCGGATGTCTCACCCCCAGAACTCTCTGACGAGGAGCGCCCCACTCAACAGCGACTCCCAGGGTCGCTTCGGCAACCGCTTCCTGTCCAGCTACGACCACCGCTTTGTAATCAAAACCGTGTCCAGTGAGGACATTGCTGAGATGCACAACATCCTAAAGAAATATCACCAGGTAGAAGCTCCTCGTACCACTGCACTTCACATCCAGACAGAATACCTGAGTGTTATTAACTCAACACTTTGATATCTCTAATGTGATGAAACGTTTTTTTGAATCTAAAGTCACGCCCGCATGTGAATGATGCAGCACTGTAGACATCATGTAACTGTGGAGCTGTGcagttttaatcagttttcATGCTGTATATTTCATCCCTCACTCCCACTCTTCCCGTTGCACTCTCTGATTGTCTCCAGTTTATAGTCGAGTGTCATGGAAACACGCTGCTCCCTCAGTTCCTGGGCATGTACAGGCTAACAGTGGACGGGGTGGAGACGTACATGGTGGTGACCCGGAATGTATTCAGCCATCGCCTCACTGTACACCGCAAATATGACCTGAAGGTAGGATaaatcacgcacacacaaaactaGACAGACTTCAGTCACAAATGAGAGGCTTCGTAACATCCGTCTCTCTCATTACACCTGTAGCCTCCCACCAAATGAACACTGTATCTATACATTATGGATTCATTTGATGCAATGTATGACATTTAAAAGGGTTCCtctccaagaaaaagaaaagatttaaaaaatgaaattgaatttaTCTAATCATCAATCAATATTCTGCATGCCAGGCTTGTACAAAATTCGGAATTGAATTGAGAATGACCcccaaattcaaattcaattcttGAATTTCATTAagaatttgaaatgaaattgaaaacaggaagtggaattgcAATTCAAATTCGAATTGCAGGAAGTAGAATTGGAATTCCATGAAATTCAATGAAATTCATGATAATGAAAGTATAGTTAACAAAGATTCTGTACAGACTTATATGATTTCAATATGTATTTAATATCTACAGTATCTACACTATATTAATATAGGGCCTTACCCTTTGTCCACAGCAcgattttgtatatttttaacagaaaatggcCCCATTTGACCACAATTTGTCACTACAAATATGCACTCAATAAAACTGATCCTTAAAATTTGAAGATATGGAGTGCTTCCAGATGGCTGCAACTCTTGATCCAAGGTTTAAGCTAGACTGGTGTAACGGTGAAGAAAGAGCACAATCAGAAACCTCCTCGCTGCAAAAGTTGATTCTGTATGTCCAAAAGCCACTTCTGACATGAATACCCAACCACGCAAACATCCAGACTGTTTTCCTACATGGGCGCTGAAACAACTTCTGTGCCAATTGATGCAACCTCACATGAGCTCCCAGCTTACTTGAGCTCTCCATGTTTGGCAGAGGGCACCAACCCCTTGTTGTTCtggaaagaaaaccaaaatcGCTTCCCAAACGTTGCTCTACTTGCATGCAAATGCAtacctgcttcctctgcacctgtctcactttaaaatgaaaatatagtttttttaatataagtATGTATGCTTAATAATAGTCTCTGTATTGCATTTATAGTGTTTCAGATATAATTATTCCaatatggaagaaaaaaaaaaacatgctaagTATCACATTCACATTGATACGTGGTTAGAATGAATTTCTCTGAATTGCAATGAATTTAAAATTCCACTTCCTGTAATTCTAATTCACATTCAATTCCATATCCTCTGGGGGTGGAgccaattcaaattcaattcaaattcacTTCCTGAGTTGAATTGAATTCTGAATTGTGTACAAGCCTGCTGCATGCACTGCTTTAATATCTGGGTAGTAGCTGAAGATAAATGGAGTGAATTCTCATTTAATTGTCTAGTGTGATTCACATCAATGAACTAGTGaattaagagaaaaaaattCACTGGAGATTACAAATCAACAGctcatcaacaaaaaaaaaagtttgtgctGAATATTGTGGTTTGTAGTTTCCTTTGTAGCATACGCTGCTTCTCCTGCCAAGTATTCTCTGGAGAAAACAGTCTCACTTGTCCAGGATTGACAGTTTAAAAAGACACCGTGTGAGTTAGAGCCTCTGATGTGTCTTGAGCTGCTTTCAATTCGTGCTATTTTAATtcttattttccctcttttttagGGTTCTACGGTCTCGAGGGAAGCCAGCGACAAGGAAAAggtacattttatttcagtgctgTGACGGCTGCTGCCGTGATGGGACAAAAATAAACGCCCTTAGCTCACCCCAGAGCCAGAATTGTCAAATGACATCTAAAATAAGTAGTTGTAAGAAAGCAGATGTGTTTTAGCAGTACCTCATGCTGGCCTCATGCTGTCAGTGTGTACATGCACTGTAGAGTACTGACAGTTATTCACGCTGAGTTGTTGGAAAAGGACTTTCCCTGTCCAGTGAGACCAGAAACCATTGAGGGACCATTGCTTTTGACCTTATCTCTATGTATTTGTCATAATATGACATTTATAACTCATGAATTGTTGCACTTTTTCAGTAGTATCCTGTCTCTATTCATGCCCCTAATCCCCACAGTTGATGATGAAGGTGTGGCCCTGTGACCTCTAATCATCTGAATTATCTAACAAACTGAAGCAGGATCCATTAAACCCAGAAAACTGCCATTTCTGCTACTGTTTGACACCAAAATCCTTCCCCTCTCTTCAGGCAAAAGAACTCCCCACTTTTAAAGACAACGACTTCCTGAATGAAGGCCAGAAGCTACAGATAGGAGATGACAACAAGAAGTACTTTTTGGAGAAGCTAAAACGGGACGTAGAGGTAAGAAACATCTTCATCGTCTTCTGAAATGTGCCGGTAGCATGGAgtactgaaaaatgtcaaataccAACAGCTGGGATTGGTATTGTTCTGTATTTGTTCTGTGAAGAGACTAGCTCTGTTTCTGGTCTCCAAGTACAGCAAACACCCCGCTATGCTCACCTAGTCTAGCTAGTCGCCAGCTGTTATGTGGCGAAGCAGAAGTATCGTACAGCGGAAacatcagagctttttcactgctGCTAGAACCAATGGGGATGAAAGTGGTGTGATTAATGCAAAACAATAAACCGTGGctcacaaaaccaaaacattgagCTGAAAAAGGTGAAATGCTCCTGAGTGGCATTTGGGTCGTTGTTTTCCCGGTTCGTTACTATGAGTAAGCCCTTTCCCATTATACATAACCATTTGATGCATTGTTAGTATAAAAGTAGtcattagtgcagctttaaggacTGATATgatgctcatcatcatcatcatcatcatctgtttatttaaaagacTGTTGGGATTTAAATTCACACCCATACATATCATGACCCAGAAGCCCAAATGTGCAGAAGTGACAGCGAGGCATTACATTGAGTGtcttctgtgtgtatgtgtttgtcagttCCTGGCCACCCTGAAGATCATGGACTACAGTCTCCTGGTGGGCATCCATGATGTGGAGCGGGCggagcaggaggagatggacGTGGAGGGcgtgggagaggaggaggagtacgAGAACGACGGGATGGGCGGGGGCGTGCTCACCGGCTCCTTCGGCACGCCTCCCGACAGCCCCGGAAACCCTCTCAACTGTGGAGGATTCTTCGGCCCCGGGGAGTTCGACCCCTCTGTGGACGTTTACGCAATCAAGAGCCACGACAGTGAGGGTGACCTTTGACATCCATGACTTACTGTGTTCACTGTAGCTTTAAATGAAGACTACTTGtctgacaaggaagaagaaaataagtAGCATTAGAAATAAGATGCATCATCTTgatttttaagtgtttaagtGTTGTGTTTAGGTTTACATTTACCCTAAATTCCAGGCATACAGAGTAAAACTTGACTATCGTCATCAGGCAGGTTAAGAGCGCTCAGAGCTGAAGAGCCGGTCGGTCGAGGCTGTCGTCCTCATACAAATTAAAGCCTTGTGATGTGTTGATCTTGTGCCAGGTGCTGTGAAGAAGGAGGTATACTTCATGGCTATCATCGACATCCTCACGCACTATGATGCTAAGAAAAAAGCTGCACACGCTGCCAAAACTGTGAAACACGGGGTGAGTGTCCAGACTGCATCATAATCCATCAGTTTGTGGCTAATGGCAGACTATTTAGAAGCCCCAGAATGGTCAGTCTTAAATAAGACACtatgaaacaaataaacacatgaatgaataatgtCAAATATatctttaaagaaaataatgaaatcatttaAGAAGTTATTAAAGCTCCATTCAATAgtgtgagatgtttttttttcttattggaCTTCATGGTTAATTCAAAACTCCCTTTTTCataagtctgtttttatttcataaagcCACTTTTGATGATAGTAGGAGTTGCCACAGGTGTCCGCCCCCtcacctgtcagccaatcacagctgccCTCAGCCTCCCAGTAGGTTTAACAACTGGCAGGACACTAGCTAGATCCAGTTAGCTACAGGAAACACGGTGGTGTGTCATCCTTAGAATCACAACACTGCAGACGTGACTGCATAAAgtagcctgctgctgctgctaacacagACTCTTCACTTCATCGCTGACCAAGTCATAAATCCGAGTTCACAGCCAAACCCAGCTGGTTTGCTGTCTAGTGAGGTAGCATGTTTTGCATTGTTGAAGTAATAAAGGAGAAAGTAGTTATCATATTGTGCCTGtgcattgtgtttatttacagcaaCAGCCTCTAGTTAGTTGATTCAGAATAACGTCAGCGTTAAATTGCTAGATGCTTTAGCTACAGGATTTAGCCCGCTAATTTGGCTTGCTGAAAGAGACACGgagcatgtgattggctgaatgGTGAGACAAAATGACATTAGAAATAAGCATTtacattatgaaaataaaaaaaaaacaataatcaagTTTTAATAAGTTATTAGATTATTTCACCATTGTTCTTTTTACTCcattaatatttatttcatgtctttgtgtatttgttattGAACACATAGCAGATATACAGTGGTAAAGTCTTTTTTATAGTGCAATTCCTGAAACAGTTCCTGTTGTCTCTTGTTAGAAAATTaatagtttttaattttttatcttTCATTAATCATCGTTTATCAAGAAAACATGCTTGATAAACGTTTGTTTCCTGCCCATCAAGGAGGTGAAGATTCACTGATGTTCTCTGTTtcattgtaaactgaacatctttgggtttcaGACTGCTGGTTTGACGAAACAAGAGAGGGAGCTGGTTCATTGCGTTTTTCACTATTATCTGATATTTTGTAGACgtaacaaacaaatgtttaattGCAAAAACAATCACAAGAGTCATCAATCATGAAAACAATAGTTAGTTGCAGACCTAAATGTGACGCAGCAAAGGGGATCTTCAGGTCCGAGCGCCCCTGGAAGTGCATTATACTCCAtgtaacacaaaaaacaatggaAATCAAAAGTGTTGACGTTCTTATATTGCATGTGTGTCCCTCCATGTAACtattttttttggcttttttttttttgtgtttgtttctcaggcGGGGGCCGAAATCTCGACGGTGAACCCGGAGCAGTACTCCAAACGATTCTACGAGTTCATGTCCAACATCTTATCATAGACTCATCTCCCAGTCCAgtccatcacttcctgtcagagatCTGTCAAAGGCCACGCACTTATTTCTCTTCTCCCCCACCTCAGTATAGGTCAATCTCCCCCCTGTCTCTCTACCCGCCCCCTCCCCTCATAAAACTGCTGGCATCCTCCCACAGCCAGGACCAGTCTGGCAGGAAGGATGCACCGAGCCTGTTACACTGTCCCACTCAATCACACACGCCGTCACaccgccgctgccgccgccgccgcctcccTGGCTCCATCATCCAACGCAAGGAAATCTCATGAAACCCCTCACTGAATTCAGAATGACATCCCGATAATCTCcctgttcttttttaaaaattttctGCCTCCCAGTCCTCCTCAGCCACCTTGTTACTCCTCACGCCAGCACGGAAACTGTCTCACTAATGCCTTGAACGAGTGTGTCAGCTTCAGCAATTAACAGTCCGTTAGTACAGTCTCTTTGGTTTCTGTTCACGTCGTTGTTGTTCTTATGATTTCAAatagagacaaacacacacacacacacacgcagatgtaAACAACTCGCACAGATGCTGAATGGTCAGATTGCATGACAAAGTCTTTGACAGTCACCATCAGGCTTCTCTCTCAGTAACAACAGAAAAGTAAAGCGAACTGCTGACAAATTGGAACAACAGGGGAGAAACACATTAATATATATTGGTGTATTAAGTAAATGAATGCAATATCAAAAATGCATGGCTGATGTGTACATGAGACTCCACCAGTAAGTTGAAACATCAAACCACTGAACTTAGCATCTGAGTGTTAcaactaaaagacaaaaaaagagaaaaaaaacttggtGTTTGAATGTTACGTTGCCAtattgtttttgaatatttttgaaaTTTTAACCGTGAGCTTGGTGGAGATtggtcaaagaaaaaaaaaattgacataAAAAGGGGAATTCTGCAGCAAATACTTGTTTTATTACCATAAGGATCATTTTTATATCTTGTTTACATTAATGTAGcaattttgtgtttgtataCAGTATTGTTTTGTTACCAACAGACATTAGAAAAAAGGTTACTTGAAAATGACTCATTGCATATTAAAGGgagttttatcttgtttttgttgtttggctaTGCTTATTTCTACAGTGACTGACCCTCAGATGCTTCAGTCTTGAGTCTTTGTGCTACCTTGTGAAGCGCAAGGCTAATATAATGTGCTGCTATTGAATGTCCTTGAAACTACTTGGGTTTTTTTAGATCTGGAAACAACATGAGCACACATAATGCAGCACAGAACAAATAGTTGACAGGGGCTACTCAGACCTGTATCTACATTCAAACTATTATATTtttcaaatatcaaaatgatCCTTTGCCTCAGCTTGGTGTTGTCATTGAATGCTGCAGGATAAATTGAGTGAGAGCTCATTTGCGACCACAGAAActggttttaaaaaaatgtttgtttgggCCTCAACTAAGCTACCTCCATGACCAAACTCCACCCACCAAAGTATTCTGTGAGATGATGCAGTTAAAACTCCCACAAACAGCTAGTAGGTGGACCCTAAGTAaggttgtttctttttttgtcaaagcACCACAAAACATCTAATTAAGCAGTAATATTTCGCAAGTCATAAGGTTATATTAAAGGGTTGATTTAGTTTTGCATTTCCTTCATGTTTAGGGACTCGCAAGGACTCAAGATGGGCTGAAATATACTTTTGTCCACTTTTTGTCCAGCTCCAGAAATGTTAAATCCTTGTTTTTCATAATGCAGCACTCTAACCTTTTTTTGTTGCACCCTCCATGTCTAGGAAGCACATCTCAAATCTACACCCCCTAGTTCCTACACTGTGGTTAAGGTTGCGAAACTTTGGCCCAAGCcctaaaaaaaagcatttcaataCCCTCTAGTCTGGAGGGTTCAGTATTTAGAATTAACATTCGGACTGGCCCCTTCTGGATTTTGCAGTGTGTCATGAGTCTGGTGCTAATTGCACTATGACACATGGGAAAACAGAGTTAACAGGTTCTCTTCGTGCCAACCCTGCTGATGTCACCttcctttaatttgaatttCTAAGGAATCTTGATTTGGTGCAGAACCTGTGAATTGGCGTCACACAATAGGAAACATGCAAATTACAAATAACATCAGTCAAGTTCATTGTTTAAACCTGTGTTCGTTTATTGAACAAtatcaataagaaaaaaaagaaaggacaagCATCGTTTATTATTTGTATACAAAAGCATCTGTGTTGGTGAAGTGTggggagaaacagcagctctAGTCCATCCTGGCCTTCAGGGTTCGTGTGGTGATCTTGTCTTTCTCACTgccagagaaaagagaagtcCGTCAATCACTGCAAACCTGTCATTCAACCGAACCCTAACCtgtgcatactgtacatgttatcACTGTCCTTACATGACATGTACGACGACTCCCATGCCAGACACGGCATCTCT
Coding sequences within:
- the LOC121603838 gene encoding phosphatidylinositol 5-phosphate 4-kinase type-2 beta isoform X1, whose product is MSSNCTSAAPVSASKTKTKKKHFIGQKVKLFRASEPILSVLMWGVNHTVNELSNVPVPVMLMPDDFKAYSKIKVDNHLFNKENLPSRFKFKEYCPMVFRNLRERFCIDDQDYQNSLTRSAPLNSDSQGRFGNRFLSSYDHRFVIKTVSSEDIAEMHNILKKYHQFIVECHGNTLLPQFLGMYRLTVDGVETYMVVTRNVFSHRLTVHRKYDLKGSTVSREASDKEKAKELPTFKDNDFLNEGQKLQIGDDNKKYFLEKLKRDVEFLATLKIMDYSLLVGIHDVERAEQEEMDVEGVGEEEEYENDGMGGGVLTGSFGTPPDSPGNPLNCGGFFGPGEFDPSVDVYAIKSHDSEGAVKKEVYFMAIIDILTHYDAKKKAAHAAKTVKHGAGAEISTVNPEQYSKRFYEFMSNILS
- the LOC121603838 gene encoding phosphatidylinositol 5-phosphate 4-kinase type-2 beta isoform X2, with the translated sequence MSSNCTSAAPVSASKTKTKKKHFIGQKVKLFRASEPILSVLMWGVNHTVNELSNVPVPVMLMPDDFKAYSKIKVDNHLFNKENLPSRFKFKEYCPMVFRNLRERFCIDDQDYQNSLTRSAPLNSDSQGRFGNRFLSSYDHRFVIKTVSSEDIAEMHNILKKYHQFIVECHGNTLLPQFLGMYRLTVDGVETYMVVTRNVFSHRLTVHRKYDLKGSTVSREASDKEKAKELPTFKDNDFLNEGQKLQIGDDNKKYFLEKLKRDVEFLATLKIMDYSLLVGIHDVERAEQEEMDVEGVGEEEEYENDGMGGGVLTGSFGTPPDSPGNPLNCGGFFGPGEFDPSVDVYAIKSHDSAVKKEVYFMAIIDILTHYDAKKKAAHAAKTVKHGAGAEISTVNPEQYSKRFYEFMSNILS